A region from the Triticum urartu cultivar G1812 chromosome 1, Tu2.1, whole genome shotgun sequence genome encodes:
- the LOC125531513 gene encoding putative polyol transporter 1, translating to MASAALPAAAAAAVEPKKKSNFKYACTCALSASMATVVLGYDVGVMSGASLYIKEDLRLTDVQVEIMMGILSVYALLGSFAGARTSDWIGRRYTVIIAAAIFFAGSLVMGFAVNYVMFMFGRFVCGMGVGFAIMVAPVYTAEVAPASTRGLLTSFTEVFINVGILLGYVSNFAFARLPHHINWRIMLGIGAVPSALLALMVLGMPESPRWLVMKGRLADARVVLEKTSDTPEEAVERLDQIKAAAGIPRDLDGDVVAVPKRKGGDEKQVWKELIFSPTPVMRRILLAALGVHFFQQATGSDSVVLYSPRVFKSAGITGDNHLLGVTCAMGVTKTLFILLATFQIDRVGRRPLLLTSTAGMLVCLIGLGTGLTVVGQHPDEKITWAVGLCIASTLAYVSFFSMGLGPITSVYVSEVFPLRVRALGFALGVACNRVTSAAISMTFLSLSKAITIGGSFFLYAGLAALGWLYFYAFVPETRGQPLEDIGKLFGMKDAAVEDDDTATKDKQVKAAVEMN from the exons ATGGCGTCTGCTGCGctcccggcggcggcggcggcggcggtcgagCCCAAGAAGAAGAGCAACTTCAAGTACGCCTGCACCTGCGCCCTCTCCGCTTCCATGGCCACCGTCGTCCTCGGCTATG ACGTCGGGGTGATGAGCGGGGCGTCGCTCTACATCAAGGAGGACCTGCGGCTGACGGACGTGCAGGTGGAGATCATGATGGGCATCCTCAGCGTCTACGCGCTCCTCGGCTCGTTCGCCGGGGCCAGGACGTCCGACTGGATCGGCCGCCGCTACACCGTCATCATCGCCGCCGCCATCTTCTTCGCCGGCTCCTTGGTCATGGGCTTCGCCGTCAACTACGTCATGTTCATGTTCGGCCGCTTCGTCTGCGGCATGGGCGTCGGCTTCGCCATCATGGTCGCGCCCGTCTACACCGCCGAGGTCGCCCCGGCCTCCACCCGCGGCCTCCTCACCTCCTTCACCGAGGTCTTCATCAACGTCGGCATCCTCCTCGGCTACGTCTCCAACTTCGCCTTCGCGCGCCTCCCGCACCACATCAACTGGCGCATCATGCTCGGCATCGGCGCCGTCCCCTCGGCCTTGCTCGCGCTCATGGTGCTCGGCATGCCGGAGTCGCCCCGGTGGCTCGTCATGAAGGGCCGCCTCGCCGACGCCAGGGTCGTGCTCGAGAAGACCTCCGACACGCCAGAGGAGGCCGTGGAGCGCCTTGACCAAATCAAGGCTGCCGCCGGCATCCCCCGCGACCTTGACGGCGACGTGGTCGCCGTGCCCAAGAGAAAAGGCGGTGACGAGAAGCAGGTGTGGAAGGAGCTCATCTTTTCGCCCACCCCGGTCATGCGCCGCATACTGCTCGCGGCGCTCGGCGTCCATTTCTTCCAGCAGGCGACTGGCTCCGACTCGGTCGTGCTCTACAGCCCACGCGTGTTCAAGAGCGCCGGCATCACCGGCGACAACCACCTGCTCGGCGTCACATGCGCCATGGGGGTCACCAAGACTCTCTTCATCCTTTTGGCCACCTTCCAAATCGACCGTGTCGGCCGGCGGCCGCTGCTGCTCACCAGCACCGCCGGCATGCTCGTCTGTCTCATCGGCCTCGGCACGGGCCTCACCGTCGTGGGCCAGCACCCGGACGAGAAGATCACGTGGGCAGTCGGCCTGTGCATCGCCTCCACCTTGGCCTACGTGTCCTTCTTCTCCATGGGCCTCGGCCCCATCACCAGCGTCTACGTCTCCGAGGTCTTCCCGCTGCGGGTGCGTGCGCTCGGCTTCGCGCTCGGCGTCGCCTGCAACCGCGTCACCAGCGCCGCCATCTCCATGACCTTCCTCTCCTTGTCCAAGGCCATCACCATCGGCGGCAGCTTCTTCCTCTACGCCGGCCTCGCCGCGCTCGGCTGGCTTTACTTCTACGCCTTCGTTCCCGAGACGCGCGGGCAGCCGCTTGAGGACATAGGGAAGCTTTTCGGCATGAAGGACGCCGCCGTCGAAGACGACGACACCGCCACCAAAGACAAGCAGGTGAAAGCAGCTGTGGAGATGAACTAG